The genomic region CGCAGGATGCGCTGCGCGCCGCAATTGATGCCGGCGCGCCGATTACCGGCTTTGCGCCGGATGAAGCGCGCTTGCGTGATGTGTTCGTCTCGCTGGTCGGGGAAGCGGAAGCCGCTGCGCTGGATGATCCTGCAGCGGAGCACGAAGAGGGGGCGCTGGCCGGATGAAGAACATCTATCTCGTCTTCCGCCGGGACTATCTCGGCTATGTGAAAGCCTGGGGTTTCTGGCTGAGCCTCGCGGCTGTACCTGCACTGATGCTGATCGGCTCCATGTTCGCGCTGTTTGCAGCGCAGTCATCGCCGGTGCGCTATTACACCGTCATCGAACCGGGCCAGATCTATGCCGAGGCAATCGATGCCGAGTTTGCGAACAGCGACGCTGCCGCCATGGCGCAGGATTTCGCGGACCAGATGCAATTGCCTGACGGGGCCATGGGCAATGGCGCCGCGCAGACACTCCGGGACCGGAAATTCATCGAGGTAACGCCGCCAGCCGAAACGATTGACGGCCTGCGGCCTTACCTTCTGGGCGAACGGCTCGTCTCCGGTCCGCAGGGTGACAAGCCGCTGTTTGCTGCCTTCATCCTCTCGGATGACGGCGAGACGCTCGAATACTGGAGTGATGACGTCAACATCAACTCGCTGCGTTATGAGGCGCAGGATGCCGTACGGCGCCTTGCCCGCACGCACGCGCTGGAGGCTGCCGGCCTCGGCCCGGACTTCATCCAGCAGGCGGACGATGCTGCTGTGCAGGTGCCTGCGCGGCGCATCCGCAGTGTCGCCGAACAGGAAACGACGGGCGTGGAAGTCACGCTGGCGGACCGGGCGCCGGTTTTCGTCGCCGGGGCGCTCGCTTATTTCTTGTGGCTGATGGTGTTCTC from uncultured Hyphomonas sp. harbors:
- a CDS encoding ABC transporter permease, whose product is MKNIYLVFRRDYLGYVKAWGFWLSLAAVPALMLIGSMFALFAAQSSPVRYYTVIEPGQIYAEAIDAEFANSDAAAMAQDFADQMQLPDGAMGNGAAQTLRDRKFIEVTPPAETIDGLRPYLLGERLVSGPQGDKPLFAAFILSDDGETLEYWSDDVNINSLRYEAQDAVRRLARTHALEAAGLGPDFIQQADDAAVQVPARRIRSVAEQETTGVEVTLADRAPVFVAGALAYFLWLMVFSIIQYLLMGTIEERSNKIFDTLLTSVRMPELLAGKLLAVFAVTSTMMLVWGLFALSGSAFLATQVPGAGDMITPFLAAAASPQILVPALFSFVLGYIMYGMIFMALGSLCDTIQEAQTLLSPMMILLMLPMFAIFIAFQDPGSPVVDFATWVPVFTPFLLILRMPHDPPMWEVAMQMGLMVVTTLAVLWVSVRVYRAGAVNGASIGDLGKMLKGIGRKKSN